The Chiloscyllium plagiosum isolate BGI_BamShark_2017 chromosome 40, ASM401019v2, whole genome shotgun sequence genome has a segment encoding these proteins:
- the LOC122542571 gene encoding calcium and integrin-binding protein 1-like, translating to MGGSASHLSKEQLSEYQELTFLTKQDILQAYRIFAELLSKDLVDFQNTRVSKDRICEMPELKANPFRERICMVFSTAIEKDGSMSFEDFLDMLSAFSDSATPEIKSHYAFRIFDFDDDGTLDKEDLKKLVNCLTGGTSDTQLTEAEMNQLIQNILEESDIDKDGTVNLSEFQHVISRSPDFVSSFKIVL from the exons ATGGGGGGGTCTGCCAGTCACCTCTCAAAAGAGCAACTTTCTGAATATCAG gaaCTGACTTTTTTAACAAAGCAAGACATTCTGCA AGCTTATCGAATATTTGCGGAGCTGCTTTCAAAAGATCTGGTTGACTTCCAAAACACAAGAGTTTCAAAGGACAGAATCTGTGAGATGCCAGAACTGAAG GCTAACCCCTTCAGAGAGAGAATCTGTATGGTGTTCTCAACTGCAATTGAAAAGGACGGTAGTATGTCTTTTGAGGATTTCTTAGACATGCTGAGTGCTTTTAGTGATTCGGCAACTCCTGAGATCAAGTCACACTATGCTTTCAGAATTTTTG ATTTTGATGATGATGGCACCTTAGATAAGGAGGATTTGAAGAAATTGGTGAATTGTCTAACAGGAGGTACATCTGATACACAACTGACAGAGGCAGAAATGAACCAGCTCATTCAAAAT ATTTTGGAAGAATCCGACATTGATAAAGATGGAACCGTGAACCTCTCGGAATTTCAGCATGTCATCTCCAGGTCGCCTGATTTTGTGAG CTCCTTCAAGATTGTACTTTAA